A portion of the Deinococcus peraridilitoris DSM 19664 genome contains these proteins:
- a CDS encoding DUF2726 domain-containing protein → MEFLLVIAVLAIVIIFVLTRRQGAIGRNERPSSKTLPDHLPVKAKTYFFSRSENAFYTSLTAMLEGTPYRVFPNVRLNDLFQITADSSQRSSVYNRLRDKHVDFLVVSARDYKPLFAIELDGASHERATQQQRDVVKDLVFKSGGLALVRLDARQPHTAASLREVLGKYLK, encoded by the coding sequence ATGGAATTCCTGCTCGTCATCGCCGTGCTGGCCATTGTCATCATCTTCGTTCTCACACGCCGTCAAGGCGCCATCGGTAGGAACGAACGACCATCGAGCAAGACCCTGCCCGACCACCTGCCCGTCAAAGCAAAGACCTACTTCTTCTCGCGCAGTGAAAATGCCTTCTACACATCGCTCACTGCCATGCTGGAAGGTACGCCATACCGCGTCTTCCCAAACGTCCGGCTGAATGACCTCTTCCAGATCACTGCTGACAGTTCGCAGCGATCAAGCGTCTACAACCGGCTGCGTGACAAGCACGTCGATTTCCTTGTCGTCAGTGCCCGTGACTACAAGCCGCTCTTCGCCATCGAACTGGACGGCGCATCGCACGAGCGCGCCACACAACAGCAGCGCGACGTTGTGAAGGACCTGGTCTTCAAGAGTGGCGGTTTGGCTCTCGTTCGCTTAGATGCCCGGCAGCCGCATACAGCAGCAAGCCTGCGAGAGGTCCTCGGCAAGTATCTGAAGTAA
- a CDS encoding discoidin domain-containing protein yields MHRLFPLLVLTGSLALAAPLTIRGVTASAQKSTNPASAAIDRNLNTWWSADWTPGQPYHTFTVEVPANSVVRRLNVAFYAGDARRAAFLVETSSDGTTWRQVLPLGISSGLSRELQPFDLTPSTARFVRVTSFGNTQNTASAITEVTVEGDAPVVVQPAQVTPAWYVDAVSGNDTNPGTQARPWKSLARASREVLPPGATLRLRKGQVFKEVLNATWKGTREKPIVISAYGTNGDSPLVKGSSNGPVVQIRGEWLIFEHLQVSADLPSSWKAKNPSFSGTLRCPNQPQGWTTGFTFTASARNNVVRQSTAYGMTAGVHFQEGSEHNEVRDSRLVKNTVISTNTPASVKYDDDSGAWGVLLNGKNNRVINNYFSGNSGCSEDYGVEGASFELYKTSGNLILENTLVDETTMAELGGTPTCRSENNTFAFNAYSTRVGGQTLIVRGHGAKWGGNPGTRFYNNTAWGVRDGILCSDGCSPEILSARNNIIVQQQSLNDRNHALWTDGTFDDGHNLFWRVGGNPSVRYTNGATRPTTNRTVDPRLVNPGANDLRLSAGSPAVWTGTGAPLRLLGLPVIEGRVHIGAQDVAR; encoded by the coding sequence ATGCACCGCCTGTTTCCTTTGCTCGTCCTGACGGGTTCACTCGCGCTCGCCGCACCCCTCACCATCCGGGGTGTCACTGCGTCCGCACAGAAATCCACCAATCCCGCTTCCGCCGCGATCGACCGCAACCTCAACACCTGGTGGAGTGCCGACTGGACGCCCGGCCAGCCCTACCACACCTTCACAGTGGAAGTGCCCGCGAATTCGGTCGTGCGGCGCCTGAACGTCGCCTTCTACGCGGGTGACGCGCGCCGGGCAGCGTTTCTCGTCGAGACGTCCAGTGACGGTACGACGTGGCGGCAGGTGCTGCCGCTCGGCATCAGTTCCGGCCTGTCGCGTGAATTGCAACCCTTCGACCTCACGCCGAGCACCGCGCGTTTCGTGCGCGTCACGAGTTTCGGCAACACCCAGAACACCGCCAGCGCCATCACGGAAGTCACGGTGGAAGGCGACGCGCCCGTCGTGGTGCAACCTGCCCAGGTGACGCCCGCGTGGTACGTGGACGCCGTCAGCGGCAACGACACGAATCCCGGTACGCAGGCACGACCCTGGAAGAGTTTGGCGCGCGCCAGCCGGGAGGTCCTGCCGCCCGGAGCGACCTTGCGGCTGCGCAAGGGGCAGGTGTTCAAGGAGGTGCTGAACGCCACCTGGAAAGGCACGCGTGAAAAACCCATCGTGATCAGCGCGTACGGCACGAATGGTGACTCTCCTCTCGTGAAGGGCAGCAGCAACGGGCCGGTGGTGCAGATCCGCGGGGAGTGGTTGATCTTCGAGCATCTGCAGGTCAGTGCGGACCTGCCGAGCAGCTGGAAGGCCAAGAACCCCTCCTTCAGCGGCACCCTCCGGTGTCCCAATCAGCCGCAGGGCTGGACGACGGGTTTCACCTTCACCGCTTCCGCGCGAAACAATGTCGTGCGGCAAAGCACGGCCTACGGCATGACCGCCGGCGTGCACTTCCAGGAGGGCAGCGAACACAACGAGGTGCGCGACTCGCGGCTCGTGAAGAACACCGTCATCAGTACCAACACGCCCGCGAGCGTGAAGTACGACGACGACTCCGGCGCGTGGGGCGTGCTGCTCAACGGTAAAAACAACCGGGTCATCAACAACTACTTCAGCGGCAATTCCGGCTGCAGCGAGGACTACGGTGTCGAGGGCGCGTCGTTCGAGCTGTACAAGACCAGCGGCAATCTGATCCTCGAAAACACCCTGGTGGACGAAACGACCATGGCCGAACTGGGCGGTACGCCCACTTGCCGCAGCGAGAACAACACCTTCGCCTTCAATGCCTACAGCACCAGGGTGGGAGGGCAGACGCTGATCGTGCGTGGTCACGGCGCCAAGTGGGGCGGCAATCCCGGCACGCGCTTTTACAACAACACCGCCTGGGGCGTGCGGGACGGCATCCTCTGTTCGGACGGCTGCTCACCCGAGATTCTCAGCGCGCGTAACAACATCATCGTGCAGCAGCAGAGCCTTAACGACCGCAACCACGCGCTGTGGACGGACGGCACCTTCGATGACGGTCACAACCTCTTCTGGCGCGTCGGCGGGAATCCCAGCGTGCGCTACACGAACGGTGCCACGCGCCCCACGACGAACCGCACGGTCGATCCGCGCCTCGTGAACCCGGGCGCGAACGACCTGCGTCTCTCGGCGGGCAGTCCCGCCGTGTGGACAGGCACGGGCGCCCCATTGCGCCTGCTGGGCCTGCCGGTCATAGAAGGCCGCGTGCACATCGGCGCGCAAGACGTGGCTCGGTGA
- a CDS encoding N-acetylmuramoyl-L-alanine amidase, whose product MSIEQRPAHGGNYARGRGVPIDRVVIHVADGSYDGTLSWFANPDCNVSAHYTVAMNGRVGQSVREDDTAWHAGDTLMNRRSIGIEHEGRPSVEPWTPSDAQLRASASLVAGLCLRYGIPADRTHLIGHNEVNPKRTARKNCPGPTWPWERYVTLVRSALVLIQPPPLDALAEVFFEEPGGGEVRMTGEVTRYGGLTVTRRDDGTVLVSGKK is encoded by the coding sequence ATGAGCATCGAACAACGACCTGCCCACGGTGGAAATTACGCGCGCGGTCGCGGGGTGCCCATCGACCGGGTGGTGATTCACGTGGCGGACGGTTCGTACGACGGCACCCTCAGCTGGTTCGCCAATCCCGACTGCAACGTCAGCGCGCACTACACCGTCGCAATGAACGGCCGGGTGGGGCAGAGCGTGCGGGAGGACGACACCGCCTGGCATGCCGGGGACACCTTGATGAACCGCCGCTCGATCGGCATCGAGCACGAGGGACGCCCCAGCGTGGAACCCTGGACGCCCAGCGACGCGCAACTGCGGGCCAGCGCGAGCCTCGTGGCCGGCTTGTGCCTGCGCTACGGCATTCCCGCGGACCGCACGCACCTGATCGGGCACAACGAAGTCAACCCGAAACGCACGGCCCGCAAGAACTGCCCGGGTCCCACCTGGCCGTGGGAGCGGTACGTGACCCTGGTTCGCTCGGCGTTGGTGTTGATTCAACCACCCCCGCTGGACGCCCTCGCGGAAGTGTTCTTCGAAGAGCCTGGCGGTGGGGAAGTCCGCATGACCGGGGAAGTCACCCGTTACGGCGGTTTGACGGTCACGCGGCGTGATGACGGCACGGTGCTCGTCTCCGGCAAGAAGTGA
- a CDS encoding LPXTG cell wall anchor domain-containing protein, whose amino-acid sequence MGSTFWILISFAVCVGVALLAVVFRYAVTGTFDREIGVPLFTLAGTLVTAIAGMVNNRAKKEEDDDGSQP is encoded by the coding sequence GTGGGAAGCACCTTCTGGATCTTGATCTCATTCGCCGTCTGCGTCGGCGTGGCACTGCTGGCCGTCGTGTTTCGTTACGCCGTCACCGGCACGTTCGACCGTGAGATCGGCGTGCCGCTGTTCACGCTGGCCGGCACGCTGGTCACCGCCATCGCCGGGATGGTCAACAACCGAGCCAAGAAAGAAGAGGACGACGATGGCAGTCAGCCGTGA
- a CDS encoding C1 family peptidase, translating to MLNVLFRARKRDNPFGWIPDVPDFRDFRQSLPTQLMTTDLPPSADLRAFMPPVYDQGQLGSCTAQTMAAAVEYDRIKRGKASRRPSTLFLYYNSRLMEGTVNEDAGATLRTAAKVVNEYGAPPESYWPYRIPRYARRPYASAYRSGQVNQALRYARVDQTEQALKATLASGLPIAFGFAVYDSLMTQLVARTGVVPMPSASERMRGGHAVLMCGYTDSAQRFLCRNSWGADWGLDGYFWLPYAYVTHPDLAADFWTVEAVER from the coding sequence ATGCTCAATGTTCTTTTCCGGGCACGCAAACGCGACAATCCCTTCGGCTGGATCCCAGACGTACCGGACTTCCGGGATTTCCGGCAATCGCTCCCCACCCAGCTGATGACCACTGACCTGCCACCCTCTGCGGACCTGCGGGCGTTCATGCCTCCGGTGTACGACCAGGGGCAACTGGGCAGCTGCACTGCGCAGACCATGGCCGCCGCGGTGGAGTACGACCGCATCAAACGCGGCAAGGCGTCACGACGACCCTCCACGCTGTTCTTGTACTACAACAGCCGCCTGATGGAAGGCACCGTGAACGAGGACGCCGGTGCGACCTTGCGCACCGCCGCGAAAGTCGTGAATGAGTACGGTGCTCCGCCCGAGTCGTACTGGCCGTACCGCATTCCCCGGTACGCCAGAAGGCCCTACGCGAGCGCGTACCGCTCCGGGCAGGTGAATCAGGCTTTGCGGTACGCTCGCGTCGATCAGACCGAGCAGGCCCTCAAAGCGACCCTCGCGAGTGGTCTGCCCATCGCGTTCGGCTTCGCGGTGTACGACTCGCTGATGACGCAACTCGTGGCCCGCACGGGCGTGGTCCCGATGCCCAGCGCGTCCGAGCGGATGCGGGGTGGACACGCGGTGCTGATGTGCGGGTACACCGACAGCGCGCAGCGCTTCTTGTGCCGCAACTCCTGGGGCGCGGACTGGGGACTCGACGGGTACTTCTGGCTGCCGTACGCCTACGTCACCCACCCTGACCTCGCGGCGGACTTCTGGACGGTCGAGGCCGTCGAACGGTGA
- a CDS encoding Ig-like domain-containing protein: protein MKRFFSQAGFRLTWHLTLGAALLAGAALAVDPIPLEAPGILRPTFGFPAGNMTDNNESTVWYARGLPQEVVMDTKAVRPLDGIWLGLWGALGRTYTFDVEVSSDRSSWTKVLRNIESTASEQLTRYTFARTDARYVRIIIHKLVDPNKGPALIGIREVKLFTASGTNLQTGDVLAPVVSLAAASTSITTSSTTRLTATATDNIGVQKVEFYRDGSLVHTENFAPYEHDASFTSSTQNGSYSYTARAYDAAGNSTLSAAVALTVNIATTEDTNQVSLANAGGTTQRYYVDASAGSDSNDGRTPSTAWRTLTPVNNADLNAGDGVYLRRGYAYAGPLTLASGDSGSTSSNVVIGAYGAPTTGPVRLGPVIAGNNPVIENRALGSANEATVNSAASDVTFDNVSARIADSGRPGAWQMPSNYVPSGYTYIRSCQNPTGWKTGFTLTGARNTLQYVEASRATAGVYMAGGGYHRLLHSYVHHNDLASTNTPALYENVDRDGDGNVYDSLYGGYNPDGDVNFNNKSNSPSTSKYDDDSGGFGVNPRSNNNEVGWSLFAENNVPCSEDYGQEGADIEIFSSSYGYYHHNISINSGTFVEMGGTSVHNVMAYNAFAPISGLATGSGEFLVMRGYKGGSSFGGQAGAKAFNNVAYGTQVGVSCSDTCEDDVLEFRNNILIGWHTARLNDGYGCRIYTRTAPCGGKGQKSEFWADVTPATSHNLVGRLSLDSSGNIITTGTGLTGNTTNLSGTGDSRLSNADMASLFVDPLNFNFNLKSTAAKALNNGSSVPLSFSRVINSSGGTETVTIAQDLAGNPVPAGTVDRGPYERP, encoded by the coding sequence GTGAAACGCTTTTTTTCGCAGGCCGGGTTTCGCCTGACCTGGCATCTGACACTCGGCGCGGCCCTCCTGGCGGGGGCCGCGCTCGCCGTTGACCCCATCCCGCTGGAAGCGCCCGGCATCCTCAGGCCCACCTTCGGTTTCCCCGCCGGGAACATGACCGACAACAACGAGAGCACCGTCTGGTACGCCCGTGGTCTGCCGCAGGAAGTCGTGATGGACACCAAAGCCGTGCGGCCCCTCGACGGCATCTGGCTGGGCTTGTGGGGCGCGCTGGGCCGCACCTACACCTTCGACGTGGAAGTCTCCAGCGACCGCAGCAGCTGGACGAAAGTGCTGCGCAACATCGAATCCACCGCGAGCGAACAACTCACCCGCTACACGTTCGCACGCACCGACGCACGCTACGTGCGCATCATCATCCACAAACTCGTCGATCCCAACAAGGGCCCCGCCCTGATCGGCATCCGGGAAGTCAAGCTGTTCACCGCGAGCGGCACCAACTTGCAGACCGGTGACGTGCTGGCGCCCGTCGTGAGCCTCGCGGCGGCCAGCACCAGCATCACCACCTCCAGCACCACCCGCCTGACTGCCACGGCGACCGACAACATCGGAGTGCAGAAAGTAGAGTTCTACCGGGACGGCAGCTTGGTGCACACCGAGAACTTCGCGCCGTACGAGCATGACGCGTCTTTCACCAGCAGCACCCAGAACGGCTCGTACAGTTACACTGCCCGGGCGTACGACGCGGCGGGCAACAGCACCCTCAGCGCGGCGGTGGCTCTGACCGTCAATATCGCCACAACTGAGGACACCAACCAGGTGAGCCTCGCGAACGCGGGTGGCACCACCCAGCGGTATTACGTGGACGCCAGCGCGGGCAGTGACAGCAACGACGGTCGCACGCCCTCGACTGCCTGGCGGACCCTCACGCCCGTCAACAACGCCGACCTCAATGCCGGAGACGGCGTGTACCTGCGGCGTGGGTACGCCTACGCGGGACCCTTGACGCTCGCCTCTGGCGATTCGGGTAGTACCAGCAGCAACGTCGTCATCGGCGCGTACGGCGCGCCCACCACCGGACCCGTCCGGCTCGGGCCGGTCATCGCCGGAAACAACCCGGTCATCGAGAACCGCGCCCTGGGCAGCGCCAACGAAGCCACCGTGAACAGCGCCGCTTCGGACGTCACCTTCGACAACGTCAGCGCACGAATCGCGGACAGCGGCCGGCCCGGCGCGTGGCAGATGCCCAGCAACTACGTCCCGAGCGGGTACACCTACATCCGCAGCTGCCAGAACCCGACCGGCTGGAAGACCGGGTTCACCCTGACCGGCGCGCGCAACACCTTGCAGTACGTCGAAGCGTCCCGCGCCACGGCAGGCGTGTACATGGCGGGCGGAGGATACCACCGGCTGCTGCACAGCTACGTCCACCACAACGACCTCGCCAGCACCAACACCCCGGCGCTGTACGAGAACGTCGACCGAGACGGGGACGGCAACGTGTACGACTCGCTGTACGGCGGGTACAACCCGGATGGGGACGTGAACTTCAACAACAAGTCCAACAGTCCCAGCACCAGCAAGTACGACGATGACTCCGGTGGGTTCGGCGTGAATCCCCGCTCGAACAACAACGAGGTCGGCTGGAGTCTCTTCGCGGAGAACAACGTGCCCTGCAGCGAGGATTACGGGCAGGAAGGCGCGGACATCGAGATCTTCTCGTCCTCGTACGGGTACTACCACCACAACATCAGCATCAACAGCGGCACCTTCGTCGAGATGGGCGGCACGTCGGTGCACAACGTGATGGCGTACAACGCCTTCGCTCCCATCAGCGGCCTGGCCACCGGCTCCGGGGAGTTCCTGGTGATGCGTGGGTACAAGGGCGGCAGCTCGTTCGGTGGGCAGGCGGGCGCGAAAGCGTTCAACAACGTCGCGTACGGCACGCAGGTGGGCGTGAGCTGCTCGGACACCTGCGAGGATGACGTGCTGGAATTCCGCAACAACATCCTGATCGGCTGGCACACCGCGCGCCTCAACGACGGGTACGGCTGCCGCATCTACACCCGCACCGCGCCGTGCGGCGGGAAAGGACAGAAAAGTGAATTCTGGGCGGACGTCACGCCCGCGACCAGCCACAACCTCGTCGGGCGTCTCAGCCTGGACTCCTCGGGGAACATCATCACCACCGGCACGGGCCTGACCGGCAACACCACCAACCTCAGCGGCACCGGGGACAGCCGCCTGAGCAACGCCGACATGGCGTCGCTGTTCGTCGATCCGCTGAACTTCAACTTCAACCTCAAATCCACTGCCGCGAAAGCGCTGAACAACGGCTCCAGCGTGCCGCTGTCCTTCTCGCGAGTCATCAACAGCAGTGGCGGCACCGAAACCGTCACCATCGCGCAAGACCTCGCCGGGAATCCCGTGCCGGCCGGCACGGTCGACCGAGGACCGTACGAACGACCGTGA